From the Anguilla anguilla isolate fAngAng1 chromosome 6, fAngAng1.pri, whole genome shotgun sequence genome, one window contains:
- the tatdn3 gene encoding putative deoxyribonuclease tatdn3 isoform X1 codes for MDEGFVDCHCHISAQEFDEDLDDVIQRAKQAGVKTLVSVTEKASEFERVIQLSKIYPGLVAPCLGIHPVQGPGSQDLCSVTVQDLEPALPLFQKYREDIVAIGEQIGLDFTPWYAPHAQQREEQQAVFRKQLQISKELDLPVNVHSRSAAKVTIGILKEQGITRALLHNFAGRPSVALEGVQMGYYFSFPPAVCRNEQRVRLIKQIPLEHICLETDSPALGPDKHVRNEPKNISLSSEYIAQVKGIPPERVVETTTQNALKLFPGIKTSTPK; via the exons ATGGACGAAGGGTTTGTGGATTGTCATTGTCATATTTCTGCTCAAGAGTTTGACGAG GACTTAGATGATGTGATACAGAGAGCCAAACAG gctgGAGTCAAGACTCTGGTTTCAGTGACAGAAAAGGCCAGTGAGTTTGAAAGAGTTATACAGCTATCTAAAAT CTACCCTGGTCTGGTGGCACCATGCCTGGGAATTCACCCTGTTCAAGGCCCTGGGTCCCAGGATCTGTGCAGCGTGACAGTACAG GACTTGGAGCCCGCCCTTCCCCTGTTTCAGAAGTACAGGGAAGACATTGTGGCAATTGGTGAG CAGATCGGTCTGGACTTCACGCCGTGGTACGCCCCCCACGCCCAGCAACGTGAGGAGCAGCAGGCGGTGTTCAGAAAGCAGCTGCAGATATCCAAAGAGCTCGACCTGCCTGT GAACGTCCATTCTCGATCTGCTGCGAAGGTCACCATAGGCATCCTCAAAGAGCAGG GTATTACCCGTGCACTGCTGCACAACTTCGCAGGGAGGCCGTCAGTTGCCCTGGAGGGGGTTCAGATGGGGTATTACTTCTCTTTCCCCCCAGCTGTCTGCAGAAATGAGCAG AGAGTCCGGCTGATTAAACAGATCCCACTGGAGCATATCTGCCTCGAGACAGACTCCCCTGCTTTGGGACCAGACAAACAT GTGAGAAATGAACCCAAAAATATCTCTCTGTCGTCGGAGTATATAGCACAAGTGAAAGGAATCCCACCGGAGAGAGTCGTCGAGACCACGACACAGAATGCGCTCAAATTATTCCCAGGAATTAAGACGAGCACACCGAAATAA
- the flvcr1 gene encoding feline leukemia virus subgroup C receptor-related protein 1 isoform X1 codes for MVAGELVQEHLRCSDAHDEDNTGPETVEKIGTPSQYLDVTDTPVHVTVLDSRESEREIPPDERQAMLPGGQKALQTQLYHRRFAVLAVFSLYSLVNAFQWIHYSIIANIFTFYYGVSNDKVDWLSVVYMVAYVPLIFPATWLLDKKGLKITVLLGAGLNCIGAWVKCASVKPNLFWVTMTAQIICSIAQVFILGLPSRIASVWFGPKEVSTACAIAVLGNQLGCAIGFLLPPVLVPNTMDDKDLMGYNISIMFYGTAVISTLLFLLTAVVIKDRPPLPPSQAQAVLPSGPAEDYSYKQSIINLFRNKPFLLLLLSYVFFLYCFRHLSGMSLWKECLLNKGIMTGSFYSVSTLLNQMIMTYYEGEELNAGRIGLTLVVAGMVGSVICGLWLDYTKTYKITTVIVYILSFVGMVVFTFTLDLGHLILVFFTAGALGFFMTGYLPLGFEFGVEITYPESEGTSSGLLNAFAQIFGIIFTLIQGKLTTDYNPLAGNIFLCAWIFVGIILTALIKSDLKRHNVNMGVESKPLQAVTAECPSDKSSNGVVVESSPECSHETSL; via the exons ATGGTCGCTGGCGAGCTCGTTCAGGAACATCTCCGGTGTAGCGACGCGCACGACGAAGATAACACAGGTCCGGAGACAGTGGAGAAAATCGGAACACCGAGTCAGTATTTGGATGTAACGGATACACCAGTCCATGTGACCGTGTTGGATTCTAGGGAGTCCGAACGGGAGATACCACCGGATGAGAGACAGGCTATGTTGCCTGGTGGACAGAAAGCACTCCAAACCCAGCTCTATCACAGAAGATTTGCCGTTTTAGCTGTGTTCAGCCTTTACTCCCTCGTGAACGCCTTCCAATGGATCCACTACAGCATCATCGCCAACATATTCACCTTTTATTATGGTGTGTCAAATGATAAGGTTGATTGGCTTTCTGTTGTGTATATGGTGGCGTATGTGCCTTTGATCTTCCCAGCAACCTGGCTGCTGGATAAAAAAGGACTGAAAATTACTGTACTTCTAGGGGCCGGCTTGAACTGCATCGGAGCATGGGTAAAATGCGCCAGTGTAAAACCAAATCTTTTTTGGGTGACGATGACGGCGCAGATTATATGCTCGATTGCTCAGGTATTCATCCTGGGACTGCCGTCAAGGATTGCCTCCGTGTGGTTCGGACCCAAGGAAGTGTCAACTGCTTGCGCTATAGCCGTGTTAGGCAACCAG TTGGGCTGCGCCATTGGATTTTTACTTCCCCCAGTCCTGGTCCCCAACACCATGGATGACAAAGACTTGATGGGCTACAATATAAGCATCATGTTTTACGGAACAGCAGTGATTTCcaccctgctcttcctcctgacTGCTGTGG tTATCAAAGACAGACCTCCGCTGCCCCCGAGCCAGGCTCAGGCTGTGCTTCCCAGCGGCCCTGCCGAAGACTACTCCTACAAGCAGTCCATCATCAACCTCTTCAGGAACAAGCCTTTCCTTCTTCTGCTCCTCAGTTATG TGTTTTTCTTGTATTGTTTTAGGCACTTATCGGGCATGTCGCTCTGGAAAGAGTGTTTGCTAAATAAAG GTATCATGACTGGCTCTTTCTACTCTGTGTCAACATTACTCAACCAGATGATCATGACATATTATGAG ggggaggagctgaacGCTGGCAGGATCGGCTTAACCCTGGTTGTGGCTGGAATGGTTGGCTCTGTCATCTGTGGGCTGTGGCTGGACTACACTAAAACCTACAA AATCACCACTGTGATAGTCTACATCCTGTCCTTCGTCGGCATGGTGGTGTTCACGTTCACCTTGGACCTGGGACATCTTATCTTGGTGTTTTTCACGGCTGGTGCACTGGG GTTCTTCATGACAGGTTACCTGCCTCTGGGGTTTGAGTTTGGGGTTGAAATCACATACCCTGAATCTGAAGGGACCTCGTCTGGCCTTCTCAATGCATTTGCACAG ATATTTGGGATCATTTTCACGTTGATCCAGGGGAAGCTGACCACAGACTATAACCCCCTGGCTGGAAACATCTTCCTCTGTGCCTGGATCTTTGTGGGCATCATTCTAACAG CCTTGATAAAATCTGATCTGAAAAGACATAACGTCAATATGGGAGTGGAAAGCAAACCTCTTCAAGCA GTCACTGCTGAGTGCCCTTCAGACAAGTCTTCCAATGGCGTCGTAGTGGAATCGTCCCCTGAGTGTTCACATGAGACCTCCCTGTAG
- the batf3 gene encoding basic leucine zipper transcriptional factor ATF-like 3 — protein sequence MDLQIDFFHRKDNDMHILKSCESSEDDGKKMKRREKNRVAAQRSRKKQTQKADLLHKEFECLEQENSLLKKEVQALREEQRSLTEALEAHEPLCPFLHCAMKLVSSPRSEVMASCLPR from the exons ATGGACTTACAAATCGActttttccacagaaaagaCAACGACATGCACATTCTTAAAAGTTGCGAG AGCTcagaggatgatgggaaaaagatgaagagaagagagaaaaacagagtggcTGCGCAAAGGAGTCGGAAAAAACAGACGCAGAAAGCCGACTTACTGCACAAG GAGTTTGAGTGCCTGGAGCAGGAGAACAGCCTGCTGAAGAAGGAGGTGCAAGCCCTGCGGGAGGAACAGAGGAGTCTGACGGAGGCCCTGGAGGCCCACGAGCCGCTGTGCCCCTTCCTGCACTGCGCCATGAAACTGGTGTCCAGCccgaggtcagaggtcatggcCAGCTGTCTCCCCAGATAG
- the nsl1 gene encoding kinetochore-associated protein NSL1 homolog produces MAQNLGVAEMETEKDYRVKLKSKKVVTDQLGKYRELIKKLLDGQSTITEEVKQQILEELLRDFDRGVQENILINGKAWEDAPNEGDDEEDCKALDDLLDENILETTMKRSSYPKKILPYVVRSLKAERELMGLYKEVVKPQEMKKDPVQETIMMNLSEAAPKITRQASSVMKSLQGLQQKAAGVCQVLSMQPTAESREIHAEVFGAPGGEAAPLVPGGIARNGQPLKRAVLEMELSSAYALPVKKPPAAANVEEP; encoded by the exons ATGGCGCAAAATTTGGGAGTTGCAGAAATGGAAACAGAGAAAGACTATAGGGTGAAGTTGAAGTCTAAAAAAGTTGTTACAGATCAATTGGGAAAATATCGAGAACTCATTAAGAAACTATTAGATGGCCAGTCTACGATTACTGAAGAAGTCAAGCAGCAAATTCTGGAGGAATTACTGAGG GACTTTGACAGAGGtgtacaagaaaacattttgatcaATGGGAAAGCTTGGGAAGATGCACCTAATGAGGGTGATGATG aGGAAGATTGTAAAGCTTTAGATGATTTGTTGGATGAGAACATTTTGGAAACTACCATGAAACGCAGCAGCTACCCAAAAAAGATCCTACCCTATGTTGTTCGGTCTTTGAAAGCAGAGCGAGAGCTAATG GGTTTGTATAAGGAAGTTGTGAAGCCCCAAGAGATGAAAAAAGATCCAGTTCAAG AAACCATAATGATGAACTTGTCGGAGGCTGCTCCCAAGATTACCAGACAAGCCAGCTCAGTGATGAAG TCCCTCCAGGGCTTGCAGCAGAAAGCGGCCGGGGTGTGTCAGGTGCTGAGCATGCAGCCCACCGCCGAGTCGCGGGAGATCCACGCCGAGGTCTTCGGCGCGCCGGGCGGCGAGGCTGCGCCGCTGGTTCCGGGCGGCATCGCCAGGAACGGCCAACCGCTGAAGAGGGCCGTGCTGGAGATGGAGCTGAGCAGCGCCTACGCCCTTCCCGTCAAGAAACCGCCCGCCGCGGCGAACGTTGAGGAGCCCTGA
- the LOC118230880 gene encoding myosin regulatory light chain 2, skeletal muscle isoform-like has protein sequence MAPKRRSAAVASNLTTIFDQSKIQEMKEAFTVIDQNRDGVITKEDLMDTYAAMGCLNVPKEELDAMIKEAKGPINFTTFLTMFGERLKGSDPEDTITAAFRVLDPEGMGTLKKEYLEEMLMTQCNRFTEEEIKNMWSAFPPDLAGNIDYKSISYTITHGEDKEE, from the coding sequence ATGGCCCCGAAGAGACGTTCAGCAGCGGTCGCCAGCAACCTCACCACCATCTTTGACCAGAGCAAGATCCAGGAGATGAAGGAGGCCTTCACCGTCATTGACCAGAACCGCGACGGCGTGATCACCAAGGAGGACCTGATGGACACCTACGCCGCCATGGGCTGCCTCAACGTGCCCAAGGAGGAGCTGGACGCCATGATAAAGGAGGCCAAGGGGCCGATCAACTTCACCACCTTCCTCACCATGTTCGGGGAGAGGCTGAAGGGCTCAGACCCGGAGGACACAATCACTGCTGCCTTCAGGGTCCTGGACCCCGAGGGCATGGGCACCCTCAAAAaggagtacctggaggagaTGCTGATGACTCAGTGCAACCGCTTTACTGAAGAGGAGATCAAAAACATGTGGTCCGCCTTTCCGCCCGACCTGGCAGGGAATATTGACTACAAGAGCATCAGCTACACCATCACCCACGGGGAGGATAAGGAAGAGTAA
- the flvcr1 gene encoding feline leukemia virus subgroup C receptor-related protein 1 isoform X2, protein MVAGELVQEHLRCSDAHDEDNTGPETVEKIGTPSQYLDVTDTPVHVTVLDSRESEREIPPDERQAMLPGGQKALQTQLYHRRFAVLAVFSLYSLVNAFQWIHYSIIANIFTFYYGVSNDKVDWLSVVYMVAYVPLIFPATWLLDKKGLKITVLLGAGLNCIGAWVKCASVKPNLFWVTMTAQIICSIAQVFILGLPSRIASVWFGPKEVSTACAIAVLGNQLGCAIGFLLPPVLVPNTMDDKDLMGYNISIMFYGTAVISTLLFLLTAVVIKDRPPLPPSQAQAVLPSGPAEDYSYKQSIINLFRNKPFLLLLLSYGIMTGSFYSVSTLLNQMIMTYYEGEELNAGRIGLTLVVAGMVGSVICGLWLDYTKTYKITTVIVYILSFVGMVVFTFTLDLGHLILVFFTAGALGFFMTGYLPLGFEFGVEITYPESEGTSSGLLNAFAQIFGIIFTLIQGKLTTDYNPLAGNIFLCAWIFVGIILTALIKSDLKRHNVNMGVESKPLQAVTAECPSDKSSNGVVVESSPECSHETSL, encoded by the exons ATGGTCGCTGGCGAGCTCGTTCAGGAACATCTCCGGTGTAGCGACGCGCACGACGAAGATAACACAGGTCCGGAGACAGTGGAGAAAATCGGAACACCGAGTCAGTATTTGGATGTAACGGATACACCAGTCCATGTGACCGTGTTGGATTCTAGGGAGTCCGAACGGGAGATACCACCGGATGAGAGACAGGCTATGTTGCCTGGTGGACAGAAAGCACTCCAAACCCAGCTCTATCACAGAAGATTTGCCGTTTTAGCTGTGTTCAGCCTTTACTCCCTCGTGAACGCCTTCCAATGGATCCACTACAGCATCATCGCCAACATATTCACCTTTTATTATGGTGTGTCAAATGATAAGGTTGATTGGCTTTCTGTTGTGTATATGGTGGCGTATGTGCCTTTGATCTTCCCAGCAACCTGGCTGCTGGATAAAAAAGGACTGAAAATTACTGTACTTCTAGGGGCCGGCTTGAACTGCATCGGAGCATGGGTAAAATGCGCCAGTGTAAAACCAAATCTTTTTTGGGTGACGATGACGGCGCAGATTATATGCTCGATTGCTCAGGTATTCATCCTGGGACTGCCGTCAAGGATTGCCTCCGTGTGGTTCGGACCCAAGGAAGTGTCAACTGCTTGCGCTATAGCCGTGTTAGGCAACCAG TTGGGCTGCGCCATTGGATTTTTACTTCCCCCAGTCCTGGTCCCCAACACCATGGATGACAAAGACTTGATGGGCTACAATATAAGCATCATGTTTTACGGAACAGCAGTGATTTCcaccctgctcttcctcctgacTGCTGTGG tTATCAAAGACAGACCTCCGCTGCCCCCGAGCCAGGCTCAGGCTGTGCTTCCCAGCGGCCCTGCCGAAGACTACTCCTACAAGCAGTCCATCATCAACCTCTTCAGGAACAAGCCTTTCCTTCTTCTGCTCCTCAGTTATG GTATCATGACTGGCTCTTTCTACTCTGTGTCAACATTACTCAACCAGATGATCATGACATATTATGAG ggggaggagctgaacGCTGGCAGGATCGGCTTAACCCTGGTTGTGGCTGGAATGGTTGGCTCTGTCATCTGTGGGCTGTGGCTGGACTACACTAAAACCTACAA AATCACCACTGTGATAGTCTACATCCTGTCCTTCGTCGGCATGGTGGTGTTCACGTTCACCTTGGACCTGGGACATCTTATCTTGGTGTTTTTCACGGCTGGTGCACTGGG GTTCTTCATGACAGGTTACCTGCCTCTGGGGTTTGAGTTTGGGGTTGAAATCACATACCCTGAATCTGAAGGGACCTCGTCTGGCCTTCTCAATGCATTTGCACAG ATATTTGGGATCATTTTCACGTTGATCCAGGGGAAGCTGACCACAGACTATAACCCCCTGGCTGGAAACATCTTCCTCTGTGCCTGGATCTTTGTGGGCATCATTCTAACAG CCTTGATAAAATCTGATCTGAAAAGACATAACGTCAATATGGGAGTGGAAAGCAAACCTCTTCAAGCA GTCACTGCTGAGTGCCCTTCAGACAAGTCTTCCAATGGCGTCGTAGTGGAATCGTCCCCTGAGTGTTCACATGAGACCTCCCTGTAG
- the tatdn3 gene encoding putative deoxyribonuclease tatdn3 isoform X2 — MDEGFVDCHCHISAQEFDEDLDDVIQRAKQAGVKTLVSVTEKASEFERVIQLSKIYPGLVAPCLGIHPVQGPGSQDLCSVTVQDLEPALPLFQKYREDIVAIGEIGLDFTPWYAPHAQQREEQQAVFRKQLQISKELDLPVNVHSRSAAKVTIGILKEQGITRALLHNFAGRPSVALEGVQMGYYFSFPPAVCRNEQRVRLIKQIPLEHICLETDSPALGPDKHVRNEPKNISLSSEYIAQVKGIPPERVVETTTQNALKLFPGIKTSTPK, encoded by the exons ATGGACGAAGGGTTTGTGGATTGTCATTGTCATATTTCTGCTCAAGAGTTTGACGAG GACTTAGATGATGTGATACAGAGAGCCAAACAG gctgGAGTCAAGACTCTGGTTTCAGTGACAGAAAAGGCCAGTGAGTTTGAAAGAGTTATACAGCTATCTAAAAT CTACCCTGGTCTGGTGGCACCATGCCTGGGAATTCACCCTGTTCAAGGCCCTGGGTCCCAGGATCTGTGCAGCGTGACAGTACAG GACTTGGAGCCCGCCCTTCCCCTGTTTCAGAAGTACAGGGAAGACATTGTGGCAATTGGTGAG ATCGGTCTGGACTTCACGCCGTGGTACGCCCCCCACGCCCAGCAACGTGAGGAGCAGCAGGCGGTGTTCAGAAAGCAGCTGCAGATATCCAAAGAGCTCGACCTGCCTGT GAACGTCCATTCTCGATCTGCTGCGAAGGTCACCATAGGCATCCTCAAAGAGCAGG GTATTACCCGTGCACTGCTGCACAACTTCGCAGGGAGGCCGTCAGTTGCCCTGGAGGGGGTTCAGATGGGGTATTACTTCTCTTTCCCCCCAGCTGTCTGCAGAAATGAGCAG AGAGTCCGGCTGATTAAACAGATCCCACTGGAGCATATCTGCCTCGAGACAGACTCCCCTGCTTTGGGACCAGACAAACAT GTGAGAAATGAACCCAAAAATATCTCTCTGTCGTCGGAGTATATAGCACAAGTGAAAGGAATCCCACCGGAGAGAGTCGTCGAGACCACGACACAGAATGCGCTCAAATTATTCCCAGGAATTAAGACGAGCACACCGAAATAA
- the flvcr1 gene encoding feline leukemia virus subgroup C receptor-related protein 1 isoform X3, giving the protein MAAALARSLLKKLGCAIGFLLPPVLVPNTMDDKDLMGYNISIMFYGTAVISTLLFLLTAVVIKDRPPLPPSQAQAVLPSGPAEDYSYKQSIINLFRNKPFLLLLLSYVFFLYCFRHLSGMSLWKECLLNKGIMTGSFYSVSTLLNQMIMTYYEGEELNAGRIGLTLVVAGMVGSVICGLWLDYTKTYKITTVIVYILSFVGMVVFTFTLDLGHLILVFFTAGALGFFMTGYLPLGFEFGVEITYPESEGTSSGLLNAFAQIFGIIFTLIQGKLTTDYNPLAGNIFLCAWIFVGIILTALIKSDLKRHNVNMGVESKPLQAVTAECPSDKSSNGVVVESSPECSHETSL; this is encoded by the exons ATGGCTGCTgccttggccaggtctctcttgaaaaag TTGGGCTGCGCCATTGGATTTTTACTTCCCCCAGTCCTGGTCCCCAACACCATGGATGACAAAGACTTGATGGGCTACAATATAAGCATCATGTTTTACGGAACAGCAGTGATTTCcaccctgctcttcctcctgacTGCTGTGG tTATCAAAGACAGACCTCCGCTGCCCCCGAGCCAGGCTCAGGCTGTGCTTCCCAGCGGCCCTGCCGAAGACTACTCCTACAAGCAGTCCATCATCAACCTCTTCAGGAACAAGCCTTTCCTTCTTCTGCTCCTCAGTTATG TGTTTTTCTTGTATTGTTTTAGGCACTTATCGGGCATGTCGCTCTGGAAAGAGTGTTTGCTAAATAAAG GTATCATGACTGGCTCTTTCTACTCTGTGTCAACATTACTCAACCAGATGATCATGACATATTATGAG ggggaggagctgaacGCTGGCAGGATCGGCTTAACCCTGGTTGTGGCTGGAATGGTTGGCTCTGTCATCTGTGGGCTGTGGCTGGACTACACTAAAACCTACAA AATCACCACTGTGATAGTCTACATCCTGTCCTTCGTCGGCATGGTGGTGTTCACGTTCACCTTGGACCTGGGACATCTTATCTTGGTGTTTTTCACGGCTGGTGCACTGGG GTTCTTCATGACAGGTTACCTGCCTCTGGGGTTTGAGTTTGGGGTTGAAATCACATACCCTGAATCTGAAGGGACCTCGTCTGGCCTTCTCAATGCATTTGCACAG ATATTTGGGATCATTTTCACGTTGATCCAGGGGAAGCTGACCACAGACTATAACCCCCTGGCTGGAAACATCTTCCTCTGTGCCTGGATCTTTGTGGGCATCATTCTAACAG CCTTGATAAAATCTGATCTGAAAAGACATAACGTCAATATGGGAGTGGAAAGCAAACCTCTTCAAGCA GTCACTGCTGAGTGCCCTTCAGACAAGTCTTCCAATGGCGTCGTAGTGGAATCGTCCCCTGAGTGTTCACATGAGACCTCCCTGTAG
- the tatdn3 gene encoding putative deoxyribonuclease tatdn3 isoform X3, whose protein sequence is MPFLLSLKDLDDVIQRAKQAGVKTLVSVTEKASEFERVIQLSKIYPGLVAPCLGIHPVQGPGSQDLCSVTVQDLEPALPLFQKYREDIVAIGEQIGLDFTPWYAPHAQQREEQQAVFRKQLQISKELDLPVNVHSRSAAKVTIGILKEQGITRALLHNFAGRPSVALEGVQMGYYFSFPPAVCRNEQRVRLIKQIPLEHICLETDSPALGPDKHVRNEPKNISLSSEYIAQVKGIPPERVVETTTQNALKLFPGIKTSTPK, encoded by the exons ATGCCGTTTCTTCTCAGCTTAAAG GACTTAGATGATGTGATACAGAGAGCCAAACAG gctgGAGTCAAGACTCTGGTTTCAGTGACAGAAAAGGCCAGTGAGTTTGAAAGAGTTATACAGCTATCTAAAAT CTACCCTGGTCTGGTGGCACCATGCCTGGGAATTCACCCTGTTCAAGGCCCTGGGTCCCAGGATCTGTGCAGCGTGACAGTACAG GACTTGGAGCCCGCCCTTCCCCTGTTTCAGAAGTACAGGGAAGACATTGTGGCAATTGGTGAG CAGATCGGTCTGGACTTCACGCCGTGGTACGCCCCCCACGCCCAGCAACGTGAGGAGCAGCAGGCGGTGTTCAGAAAGCAGCTGCAGATATCCAAAGAGCTCGACCTGCCTGT GAACGTCCATTCTCGATCTGCTGCGAAGGTCACCATAGGCATCCTCAAAGAGCAGG GTATTACCCGTGCACTGCTGCACAACTTCGCAGGGAGGCCGTCAGTTGCCCTGGAGGGGGTTCAGATGGGGTATTACTTCTCTTTCCCCCCAGCTGTCTGCAGAAATGAGCAG AGAGTCCGGCTGATTAAACAGATCCCACTGGAGCATATCTGCCTCGAGACAGACTCCCCTGCTTTGGGACCAGACAAACAT GTGAGAAATGAACCCAAAAATATCTCTCTGTCGTCGGAGTATATAGCACAAGTGAAAGGAATCCCACCGGAGAGAGTCGTCGAGACCACGACACAGAATGCGCTCAAATTATTCCCAGGAATTAAGACGAGCACACCGAAATAA